Proteins from a single region of Gimesia sp.:
- the lepB gene encoding signal peptidase I, translating into MTKKIEKSKLKTFLAERAEKKQAESETPRSRHNEVRDTIESIIIALVFAFVFRAYSAEAFVIPTGSMAPTLYGRHKELTCPSCGVKYAVGASDELIEKTEYYRPDLKVTGALCPNCRYYADLREAMPFTGDRIIVNKFPFEFGDPDRWDVIVFKYPEASQTNYIKRLVGLPGEEIQISRGDVYARKSDQEPFQILRKDNLEKQLTVQQLVYDDDYPPREILQYGWPERWSPMQQVAAGETKFQRLSKSNWVIDQESRAYQYQGESLKQADAKLEWLRYQHVVPQTSEWALLQENPELFQQSILSSPPRPRLISDFTAYNSYTGGTTEGYYIYDAAFWVGDLTLSFDVEIENAEGELFVELMRGDRHYRVKFDVKTGKATLYYVEDYPNPEPVETELTTVETSLQGAGAHQIMFANVDQRLCLWIDGDLVELQGKSEYKPTATHDPREGDLAPAGIAGRGLNFNVSHLLLQRDIYYRADEYYQKLEIPGEHKHLWELLYDPAAWSREYEDHHQKVTFAQMSDEEFFVLGDNSARSADSRLWGNDRGAERRHAVPRTALVGKAFMIYWPHGIPFMNDGRGYSPDVGPLKRFFYHQTAPGSYPKDPYAKLSFPFYPNFTRMKRIR; encoded by the coding sequence ATGACCAAAAAAATCGAGAAATCAAAGCTGAAAACATTTCTGGCAGAACGGGCTGAGAAAAAACAGGCTGAGTCCGAAACTCCTCGTTCCCGCCATAATGAAGTCCGCGATACGATCGAATCGATCATTATTGCGCTGGTGTTCGCATTTGTGTTCCGGGCTTATTCGGCTGAAGCGTTCGTCATTCCCACCGGTTCCATGGCCCCCACACTCTACGGTCGGCACAAGGAGCTGACCTGTCCTTCATGTGGCGTCAAATATGCCGTCGGTGCCAGTGATGAACTGATTGAGAAGACAGAGTATTACCGACCCGATTTAAAAGTGACCGGTGCGCTCTGTCCCAACTGTCGCTACTATGCTGACCTGCGGGAAGCGATGCCGTTTACCGGGGATCGGATAATCGTCAATAAATTCCCCTTTGAGTTCGGCGATCCTGATCGCTGGGATGTGATTGTCTTCAAATATCCGGAGGCGTCGCAGACCAATTACATCAAACGCCTGGTCGGACTGCCTGGCGAGGAAATCCAGATTTCCCGCGGCGATGTTTACGCCCGCAAAAGCGATCAGGAACCGTTTCAGATTCTCCGCAAAGACAACCTGGAAAAACAGCTGACGGTTCAGCAACTGGTCTATGATGATGATTATCCACCCCGCGAAATTCTGCAGTATGGCTGGCCCGAACGCTGGTCTCCCATGCAGCAGGTAGCCGCCGGCGAGACGAAGTTCCAGAGGCTGAGCAAGTCCAACTGGGTGATCGATCAGGAATCGCGGGCCTATCAATATCAGGGGGAATCCCTCAAGCAGGCTGACGCGAAACTGGAATGGCTGCGCTATCAGCATGTGGTGCCTCAGACATCAGAGTGGGCTCTGCTCCAGGAAAACCCGGAACTGTTTCAGCAGTCGATCCTGTCCTCTCCTCCCCGGCCCCGACTGATCAGTGATTTTACCGCCTATAACAGCTACACCGGGGGTACCACCGAGGGATATTACATCTACGACGCTGCCTTCTGGGTCGGGGATCTCACACTCAGTTTCGATGTAGAGATCGAGAATGCCGAAGGAGAACTGTTCGTGGAACTGATGCGCGGCGATCGGCATTACCGCGTCAAGTTTGACGTAAAGACCGGCAAAGCGACCCTCTACTACGTGGAAGATTATCCCAACCCCGAACCGGTGGAGACCGAATTAACGACCGTCGAAACCTCATTGCAGGGAGCGGGCGCTCATCAGATCATGTTTGCGAACGTCGATCAGCGGCTCTGTCTCTGGATTGACGGGGATCTGGTGGAACTGCAGGGCAAGTCAGAGTACAAGCCGACAGCGACACACGATCCACGGGAAGGCGACCTGGCACCAGCGGGAATCGCGGGCCGGGGACTCAATTTCAACGTCTCCCATCTGCTGCTGCAAAGAGACATCTACTACCGTGCGGACGAGTATTATCAGAAGCTGGAAATTCCAGGCGAGCATAAACATCTCTGGGAGCTCCTCTACGATCCGGCTGCCTGGAGTCGTGAGTATGAAGATCATCACCAGAAAGTCACGTTTGCACAAATGTCTGATGAAGAATTCTTCGTGCTCGGCGATAACTCCGCCCGCAGTGCCGACAGTCGTTTGTGGGGCAATGACCGGGGGGCAGAACGTCGTCACGCCGTCCCGCGTACAGCCCTGGTCGGGAAAGCCTTCATGATCTACTGGCCGCATGGAATTCCGTTTATGAATGATGGTCGCGGCTACTCACCCGATGTGGGACCGCTCAAACGGTTTTTCTACCATCAGACGGCTCCCGGATCTTATCCCAAGGACCCCTATGCCAAGCTGTCGTTCCCCTTTTACCCCAATTTTACCCGCATGAAACGCATTCGCTAA
- the coxB gene encoding cytochrome c oxidase subunit II, translated as MKLFIPNMLANADAGFWFPPQGSTVAEHSDSVYFFILYVCTFFFVLIVSLMVLFMVKYRHRPGVEAEKTSTHNLTLELSWSVIPTLLTIVMFWVGFTGYIDMRTPPSDSYDINVIAKKWSWAFQYPNGWIESELHIPKGENVTLTMASDDVIHSLWVPAFRTKMDVVPGRYTQEWFKATRAGEYPLMCAEYCGQKHSNMISKVIVHETRGDFDKWLQQASDIHKNKTPVEAGEYFYKSRGCIQCHSLDGTPKNGPTFKGLFGSERKFADGSTGVADKNYIRQSILEPQSQVVAGFRPIMPTFKGQLTDQDITAIIAFIEAQK; from the coding sequence ATGAAACTATTCATCCCTAACATGTTAGCAAATGCCGATGCCGGGTTCTGGTTCCCGCCGCAAGGTTCAACAGTGGCAGAACACAGCGATTCTGTCTACTTCTTCATTCTGTATGTCTGTACGTTTTTCTTCGTACTGATTGTCAGTCTGATGGTGCTGTTTATGGTCAAATACCGCCATCGACCTGGTGTCGAAGCCGAAAAGACCAGCACACACAATCTGACGCTGGAACTTTCCTGGTCCGTGATCCCGACACTGCTCACGATTGTGATGTTCTGGGTTGGCTTCACCGGCTACATCGATATGCGGACGCCTCCCAGTGACTCTTACGATATCAACGTGATTGCCAAGAAGTGGTCCTGGGCCTTTCAGTATCCCAACGGCTGGATCGAAAGCGAACTGCACATTCCCAAAGGGGAAAACGTCACGCTGACCATGGCTTCCGACGACGTGATCCACAGTCTGTGGGTTCCCGCATTCCGGACTAAAATGGACGTCGTTCCCGGGCGTTACACCCAGGAATGGTTCAAAGCCACACGAGCCGGTGAATACCCGCTGATGTGTGCCGAATACTGTGGTCAGAAACACTCTAACATGATCAGTAAAGTGATCGTACATGAAACCCGTGGCGACTTCGACAAGTGGCTGCAGCAGGCTTCTGACATTCACAAAAATAAAACACCGGTCGAAGCGGGTGAATATTTCTACAAAAGTCGTGGTTGCATCCAGTGTCACTCACTGGACGGCACACCCAAAAACGGACCGACCTTCAAAGGTCTGTTTGGTAGTGAGCGTAAGTTTGCAGACGGAAGTACCGGGGTGGCTGATAAGAATTACATCCGTCAGTCCATTCTGGAACCCCAGTCCCAGGTGGTGGCCGGATTCCGACCGATTATGCCGACCTTTAAAGGTCAGTTGACCGATCAGGACATTACGGCGATTATCGCCTTTATCGAAGCTCAGAAGTAA
- a CDS encoding cytochrome C oxidase subunit IV family protein, with the protein MSDHVESDAHAEEAQSCHVHIVPVKVLVGVFLALVFLTIVTVEAAKYDTGSLDVIVSMAIATAKASLVVFIFMHLWYDKPLNRITFFFSICFAAFFLCMILLDSHAYDNYVKGFQEDNAPVEAAPTAAPAPAAPAGEQAAPAAAPEAAEKKAAPEAKAEKAPEAESKPAPEKPAADKK; encoded by the coding sequence ATGTCAGATCATGTTGAAAGTGATGCTCACGCAGAAGAAGCTCAGAGCTGCCACGTACACATCGTTCCGGTAAAAGTGCTGGTCGGTGTCTTCCTGGCCCTGGTGTTTCTGACCATCGTGACCGTGGAAGCTGCCAAGTACGATACCGGCAGCCTGGATGTGATTGTCTCCATGGCGATCGCGACAGCGAAGGCATCCCTGGTGGTCTTCATCTTTATGCACCTCTGGTACGACAAACCATTGAACCGCATCACCTTCTTCTTCTCGATCTGTTTTGCGGCCTTCTTCCTCTGTATGATCCTCCTCGATTCGCATGCTTACGATAATTACGTCAAGGGATTCCAGGAAGATAACGCACCAGTAGAAGCTGCACCAACCGCTGCACCCGCGCCCGCTGCCCCGGCTGGCGAGCAGGCTGCACCAGCGGCAGCCCCTGAAGCAGCCGAAAAAAAGGCCGCTCCCGAGGCGAAGGCTGAGAAAGCTCCTGAAGCAGAGTCGAAGCCGGCTCCTGAAAAGCCAGCCGCTGATAAGAAGTAA
- the lepB gene encoding signal peptidase I, producing MHQSSLQTDSSTEEVPERTSLMRMVVESVVALAIAVILFRTFEAEGYMISTGSMAPSLLGYHKQVTCPRCHYSFTYGVAYDESVSANRFQGASGEADLNAGVGEYATCPNCNTNSIDLTHVPRNEGDQLLVFKHAYYLKPPRRWEVVVFQNPIKPTQAYVKRVVGLPGEKVQVKQGDLYVNGEIQRKELKTQRAVRQLVYDNRYQPQDDDFFQPRFMPVEVDDDAGGASNRWSPREHGFVHTADQDNPLAESHWSWVKYQHWIRQGGHHETSVPLEAWPAEVDLPEPVIGAVHYDEQKQQLTCHGALSPDDCQRWLNQSEDEEFRYALALLYEKSHVAPVVDDYAYNSGVENQKAIPVHDFMFECQLQVSGREGAFAVEMQNGQHQFRTLIDFAQQQVSLWVDDQQQPLRSEPLHDAFRSDPVRLEMSVMDRQVLCAVDGKLLYQPLLFSESTTPRKEIREPVRFGCQGARVQVADLKLYRDIHYTRGKGLHGVEEPYELDERSYFVLGDNSPVSLDSRSWADGKVDRKYLLGKPFLVHLPSRQGEVKFGNHIGHIRIPDFSRIRYIH from the coding sequence ATGCACCAATCATCCCTTCAAACCGATTCCAGCACAGAAGAAGTTCCCGAGCGAACCAGCCTGATGCGGATGGTGGTGGAGTCTGTGGTCGCACTCGCAATCGCCGTGATTCTCTTTCGGACCTTCGAAGCGGAAGGTTATATGATCTCAACGGGCTCGATGGCCCCATCACTGTTGGGTTATCACAAACAGGTTACCTGTCCCCGCTGTCATTATTCGTTTACTTACGGAGTCGCCTACGACGAATCGGTTTCCGCAAACCGTTTCCAGGGAGCCTCCGGAGAGGCTGATCTCAACGCGGGTGTGGGCGAGTACGCGACCTGTCCCAACTGCAATACGAATTCCATTGATCTGACCCACGTGCCCCGCAACGAAGGTGATCAGCTGCTGGTCTTCAAACACGCCTACTATCTGAAACCACCCCGCCGCTGGGAGGTCGTCGTGTTTCAGAATCCGATCAAACCTACCCAGGCTTATGTCAAACGGGTTGTGGGACTGCCCGGAGAAAAGGTGCAGGTCAAGCAGGGGGATCTCTACGTCAACGGTGAGATACAGCGGAAAGAATTGAAAACGCAACGCGCGGTGCGGCAACTCGTGTATGACAATCGCTATCAGCCCCAGGACGACGATTTTTTCCAGCCCCGTTTCATGCCCGTGGAAGTAGATGACGACGCAGGCGGGGCGAGCAACCGCTGGTCGCCTCGTGAGCACGGCTTTGTGCATACCGCCGATCAGGACAATCCTCTGGCGGAATCACACTGGTCGTGGGTAAAATACCAGCACTGGATCCGACAGGGGGGACACCACGAAACAAGCGTCCCACTGGAAGCCTGGCCCGCAGAAGTGGATCTGCCGGAACCGGTAATCGGCGCAGTGCACTACGATGAACAGAAACAGCAGCTCACCTGTCATGGGGCACTCTCCCCCGATGACTGCCAGCGGTGGTTAAACCAGTCCGAGGATGAAGAGTTCCGTTATGCGCTGGCACTGTTGTATGAGAAATCGCATGTGGCTCCGGTCGTCGATGATTACGCTTATAATTCGGGCGTGGAGAATCAGAAAGCGATTCCCGTGCATGACTTTATGTTTGAGTGTCAGCTGCAGGTCTCCGGGAGGGAAGGGGCCTTCGCGGTCGAAATGCAGAATGGACAGCATCAGTTTCGTACGCTGATCGACTTCGCCCAGCAGCAGGTGTCACTCTGGGTCGACGACCAGCAGCAGCCACTCCGCAGCGAACCCCTGCATGACGCGTTCCGTTCCGACCCCGTGCGGCTCGAGATGTCCGTCATGGATCGCCAGGTTCTGTGTGCCGTCGATGGAAAGCTGCTCTATCAGCCGCTGCTCTTCTCTGAGAGTACCACCCCGCGGAAGGAGATCCGCGAGCCGGTTCGCTTTGGCTGTCAGGGGGCACGAGTCCAGGTAGCCGATCTGAAGTTATATCGCGATATTCACTACACCCGCGGCAAGGGATTGCACGGCGTGGAAGAGCCCTACGAGCTCGACGAACGCAGCTATTTCGTACTGGGAGATAACAGCCCGGTATCGCTGGACAGTCGGAGCTGGGCGGATGGCAAGGTGGATCGCAAGTACCTGCTGGGTAAGCCTTTTCTGGTGCATCTCCCCTCCCGGCAGGGGGAAGTCAAATTCGGGAATCATATCGGACACATACGCATTCCAGATTTCTCCCGGATTCGCTATATTCACTGA
- the lptB gene encoding LPS export ABC transporter ATP-binding protein: protein MPLLECVGLVKDYPGKRAVDGVDFFVERGEIVGLLGPNGAGKTTTFRMACGMVAPTKGRVYLEDTDVTSWPMYKRARKGMGYLPQDESVFVKLSIEDNIYAILEFLDLNRRQRRETVDRLLDQFGLTAKRKQIASTLSGGERRRLEIARCLASSPELILLDEPFTGIDPVTIHDIQDIIADLRDSGISILLTDHRERETLTITDRSYIISAGQVLVSGDAETVLSDESAQALYFGKRFDKGSIIEGREAFGTRGFERDAA, encoded by the coding sequence ATGCCATTGCTGGAATGCGTCGGTCTGGTCAAGGATTATCCGGGTAAACGGGCCGTCGACGGCGTCGATTTTTTCGTGGAACGGGGCGAGATCGTCGGTCTGCTGGGACCCAACGGGGCCGGTAAGACGACCACCTTCCGCATGGCCTGTGGAATGGTTGCTCCCACGAAGGGCCGTGTCTACCTGGAAGATACCGATGTCACCTCCTGGCCCATGTACAAACGGGCGCGTAAGGGCATGGGGTACCTGCCTCAGGATGAGAGTGTCTTTGTCAAACTCTCGATTGAAGACAACATCTACGCCATCCTGGAGTTCCTCGACCTGAATCGCCGTCAGCGACGCGAGACCGTCGATCGACTGCTGGATCAGTTCGGATTGACCGCCAAGCGGAAGCAGATTGCTTCGACCCTCTCCGGGGGGGAACGTCGGCGTCTGGAAATTGCCCGCTGCCTGGCCAGCTCTCCGGAACTGATTCTGCTGGACGAACCTTTCACCGGGATTGACCCGGTTACGATTCATGATATTCAGGATATCATTGCCGACCTGCGTGACAGTGGGATCTCGATTCTGTTGACGGACCACCGTGAACGTGAGACACTGACCATTACGGACCGCAGCTATATCATCAGTGCGGGGCAGGTACTCGTCAGTGGGGACGCGGAAACCGTGCTCAGCGACGAATCAGCCCAGGCGCTGTACTTCGGAAAGCGGTTCGACAAGGGCTCGATCATCGAAGGTCGCGAAGCCTTTGGAACCCGCGGATTTGAACGAGACGCTGCCTGA
- a CDS encoding cytochrome c oxidase subunit I → MATVVDSSDPKSNFPIQYRELNYLNCSSGWKSWFFTLDHKRIGIMYLIGVTCSFFLGGLFAVLLRTELLSPDRVLMGPDSYNQMFTLHGAIMTFLVIIPGVPAAIGNIILPVMLGAKDVAFPRMNLGSFYLWMFGAAFFLAAIVLGGLDTGWTFYTPYSVTTSTAVITALLGVFILGFSSIFTGLNFIVTIHTMRPPGMTWFKMPLFLWALYATALIQILATPVLGITGLLLIVERAFHIGIFDPALGGDPVLFQHFFWFYSHPAVYVMILPAMGVVSEVIAVHSRKHIFGYRFIAYSSIAIAMFGFLVWGHHMFVSGQSRVVAVIFSAITFSVSIPSAIKVFNWLTTMYKGSIRFTTAMCYGLAFIFIFSIGGLTGLFLATLATDVHLHDTYFVVAHFHYVMMGSSLVGLFAAVHHWWPKISGKMFSETWGRIACLGVFLGFNLTFFPQFLLGTRGMPRRYYTYLEEFQGLHIMSTCGAYLLGLSSALMAGVLIYSVYRGKKAPANPWGGASLEWQCSSPPPHNNFDHPPLAGDPYIMESVVYNEEIGGYVPVECQGDNKQSVTASGDKEA, encoded by the coding sequence ATGGCAACTGTAGTTGACTCCTCCGATCCAAAATCAAATTTCCCGATTCAATACCGTGAATTGAATTACCTGAACTGTTCCAGTGGCTGGAAGAGCTGGTTCTTCACACTCGATCATAAACGCATTGGTATCATGTACCTGATCGGGGTGACCTGCTCATTCTTCCTGGGGGGCCTGTTCGCAGTCCTGCTGCGTACGGAACTGCTCTCACCTGACCGAGTTCTGATGGGACCCGATTCCTACAACCAGATGTTTACCCTGCACGGGGCGATCATGACCTTCCTGGTGATCATCCCCGGGGTTCCGGCAGCGATCGGGAATATCATCCTGCCGGTGATGCTGGGGGCCAAAGATGTGGCCTTCCCCCGCATGAACCTGGGCAGCTTTTACCTCTGGATGTTCGGGGCCGCCTTCTTCCTCGCAGCGATCGTGCTGGGTGGACTGGATACCGGCTGGACCTTCTACACACCTTACAGTGTCACCACCAGCACCGCGGTGATCACGGCCCTGCTGGGGGTCTTCATTCTGGGTTTCAGTTCGATCTTTACCGGGCTGAACTTCATCGTGACAATCCACACGATGCGTCCTCCCGGAATGACCTGGTTCAAAATGCCCCTGTTCCTCTGGGCTCTGTATGCAACCGCACTGATTCAGATTCTGGCAACTCCCGTTTTGGGGATCACCGGTCTCCTGCTGATCGTCGAACGGGCTTTCCACATCGGGATCTTCGATCCGGCACTCGGGGGTGACCCTGTGCTGTTCCAGCACTTCTTCTGGTTCTACTCACACCCTGCTGTGTACGTGATGATTCTGCCGGCCATGGGTGTGGTTAGTGAAGTGATCGCCGTCCACAGCCGCAAGCACATCTTCGGATATCGGTTCATCGCCTACAGTAGTATCGCGATCGCCATGTTCGGCTTCCTCGTCTGGGGACACCATATGTTTGTCTCCGGTCAGTCTCGGGTTGTGGCTGTGATCTTCAGTGCGATTACCTTCAGTGTGTCGATTCCCTCGGCGATCAAGGTCTTCAACTGGCTGACCACGATGTATAAAGGTTCGATTCGCTTTACCACCGCGATGTGCTACGGTCTGGCGTTTATCTTTATCTTCTCTATCGGTGGTCTGACCGGGCTCTTCCTGGCAACACTCGCCACCGACGTCCACCTGCACGATACCTACTTCGTAGTGGCTCACTTCCACTACGTGATGATGGGGTCTTCGCTGGTCGGTCTGTTCGCCGCAGTTCACCACTGGTGGCCTAAGATCAGCGGTAAGATGTTCAGCGAGACCTGGGGACGGATCGCCTGCCTGGGGGTCTTCCTGGGCTTCAACCTGACCTTCTTCCCACAGTTCCTGCTGGGAACCCGGGGTATGCCTCGCCGGTACTACACTTACCTGGAAGAATTCCAGGGTCTGCACATCATGTCTACCTGTGGTGCCTACCTGCTGGGACTGAGTTCGGCCCTGATGGCTGGTGTCCTGATTTACTCGGTATACCGTGGCAAGAAAGCACCTGCGAATCCCTGGGGAGGAGCTTCCCTGGAATGGCAGTGCTCTTCACCACCACCACATAATAACTTCGATCATCCTCCCCTGGCCGGCGATCCCTACATCATGGAATCGGTGGTTTACAACGAGGAAATCGGAGGATACGTTCCCGTTGAATGTCAGGGGGATAACAAGCAATCTGTGACCGCATCAGGAGATAAAGAAGCTTAA
- a CDS encoding SCO family protein, giving the protein MKPLHTSILTLFVWGLSVLPVQADRMEKAPKSIEKLDVIEHLDTQLPLDLKFQDSSGKPVTLGDYFKKDRPVILSLNYSNCPMLCSLQLTALVRGLKDLEWSADEQYDFVSVSIDPKETYQRANLTRQKYFKEYDRAGTAGGWHFLCGRQESIDKLADAMGVQYQYVAERQEYAHPAVLLVCTPDGRVSRYLYGINFPKQTLKLALVEASEGKIGSTVDRFLLFCFHYDADSGRYAPTARNIMKIGGFATVFILTVVLIPYWRGRKGRQVLETGDAQTHEVPQETRHFSAPEN; this is encoded by the coding sequence ATGAAACCGTTGCACACCTCCATCCTGACCCTGTTTGTCTGGGGACTGAGTGTCCTGCCAGTGCAGGCGGACCGGATGGAAAAAGCTCCTAAAAGTATCGAGAAACTGGACGTCATTGAGCACCTGGATACTCAATTGCCTCTGGATCTCAAATTTCAGGATAGTTCCGGGAAACCGGTAACCCTGGGCGACTACTTTAAAAAAGACCGTCCGGTTATCCTCTCGCTGAATTATTCCAACTGTCCCATGTTGTGTTCTCTGCAACTGACGGCACTGGTTCGGGGACTGAAGGATCTGGAGTGGTCTGCGGATGAGCAATATGATTTTGTTTCGGTGAGTATCGATCCTAAAGAGACTTACCAGAGAGCCAACCTGACCAGACAGAAATACTTTAAAGAATACGATCGTGCGGGAACTGCCGGAGGCTGGCATTTTCTGTGTGGTCGGCAAGAGTCCATCGATAAATTAGCGGATGCGATGGGAGTCCAATATCAGTATGTGGCGGAACGCCAGGAATATGCCCATCCGGCAGTCCTGCTGGTCTGCACTCCCGATGGACGCGTTTCCCGTTACTTATACGGAATTAATTTTCCGAAACAGACCCTGAAACTGGCGCTGGTGGAAGCGTCAGAAGGTAAAATCGGTTCCACCGTTGATCGTTTTTTACTGTTCTGTTTTCACTACGATGCAGACAGTGGTCGGTATGCTCCGACCGCACGGAATATCATGAAAATCGGCGGCTTTGCCACCGTCTTCATTCTGACTGTCGTTCTGATTCCCTACTGGAGGGGACGTAAGGGCAGGCAGGTTCTGGAGACAGGCGATGCCCAGACTCATGAGGTTCCACAGGAGACGAGGCACTTCTCGGCTCCCGAAAATTAG
- a CDS encoding cytochrome c oxidase subunit 3, translated as MNTAATTTTDEHSDAHDHEHHDPRLAHHFDSHQQQFDTGKLGIWLFLVTEVLFFSGLFGFYAVYRSLHPEVFVYASQFLDTTLGAANTIVLLFSSLTMAWGVRCAQLGQTRGLLTCLVITLGCAAIFLGVKSFEYTEKAHHGLLWAGAYVSPEHHGEEHVDPEKAPGAAAAAALEAEAIEAEKEEAHAEESHNEGDTLFEKTKATLSYMTLVLWVVIVLSGVAFGALIKNPNKKNLATIAGCFLVSAVGMQLGAYASIGYHAFGHHEEPTKQEIQMAETAPIEYAEQTEKVPEPKLAGTFFSVYFCMTGLHAIHIIGGMIAISWLIVRTVNGAFTTYYFGAVDFVGLYWHLVDLIWIYLFPLLYLIN; from the coding sequence ATGAATACCGCGGCCACCACCACAACAGACGAACATTCAGACGCCCACGATCATGAGCACCATGATCCCCGGCTGGCGCATCACTTCGACTCGCATCAGCAGCAGTTCGATACCGGTAAACTGGGTATCTGGCTGTTCCTGGTCACTGAAGTGCTGTTCTTCAGCGGTCTGTTCGGCTTCTATGCCGTCTATCGTTCACTGCACCCTGAGGTCTTTGTCTATGCCAGCCAGTTCCTGGATACGACCCTCGGGGCAGCTAATACCATCGTACTGCTCTTCAGCAGTCTGACCATGGCCTGGGGCGTCCGTTGTGCCCAGCTGGGACAGACACGCGGATTGCTGACCTGTCTGGTGATCACCTTGGGTTGTGCAGCGATCTTCCTGGGTGTCAAATCCTTTGAATACACCGAGAAAGCACACCACGGTCTGCTCTGGGCTGGTGCTTATGTCAGCCCGGAACACCACGGTGAAGAGCATGTCGATCCGGAAAAGGCTCCCGGAGCCGCAGCGGCAGCTGCCCTCGAAGCCGAAGCCATCGAAGCTGAAAAAGAGGAAGCACACGCTGAAGAAAGTCACAACGAAGGTGACACGCTCTTCGAAAAAACCAAGGCCACACTGTCTTACATGACCCTCGTTCTCTGGGTGGTTATCGTACTCTCTGGTGTTGCCTTCGGAGCACTCATTAAAAATCCGAATAAGAAAAATCTGGCGACCATCGCCGGTTGTTTCCTGGTCTCCGCGGTCGGAATGCAGCTCGGTGCTTATGCCAGCATCGGCTATCATGCCTTCGGTCATCATGAAGAGCCCACCAAACAGGAAATCCAGATGGCAGAAACTGCTCCCATTGAATATGCCGAGCAGACTGAGAAAGTGCCTGAGCCCAAACTGGCCGGTACCTTCTTCAGTGTTTACTTCTGCATGACCGGCTTGCACGCCATCCATATTATCGGTGGTATGATCGCCATCAGCTGGTTGATTGTGCGGACGGTCAACGGTGCCTTCACAACTTACTATTTTGGTGCAGTCGATTTCGTCGGTCTGTACTGGCACCTGGTTGACCTCATCTGGATCTACCTGTTCCCGCTGTTGTACCTGATCAACTAG
- a CDS encoding cytochrome c oxidase subunit 3, producing MLFTSRDRLSQRDFGLAIFLFSIAVLFVGGLLAYVVVRTSMAQASQPINLVIPPILWLSTALLILGSITIHRSLYYVRLEKQQQFRNCLNLTFLLGGAFFVIQTLGLMNVLSQHGELLLSLDPAQDSYRYLSSYGMLFAFVLLHAVHFIVAFGVLGYVIYKAYLYEYDHEYHWGVHACSVVWHFLGVIWICMLLLFCFVG from the coding sequence ATGTTGTTCACATCCCGCGACCGACTCAGTCAGCGGGATTTCGGGCTGGCCATCTTCCTCTTCAGCATCGCGGTTCTGTTCGTCGGAGGACTGCTGGCCTACGTGGTTGTACGCACCAGCATGGCCCAGGCATCCCAGCCCATTAACCTGGTGATCCCTCCGATTCTCTGGTTGAGCACCGCGCTGCTGATCCTGGGCAGTATTACCATTCACCGCTCACTGTATTACGTCCGGCTGGAAAAGCAGCAACAGTTTCGCAACTGCCTGAACCTCACCTTCCTGCTCGGCGGCGCTTTCTTTGTGATCCAGACCCTGGGACTGATGAACGTCTTAAGCCAGCACGGCGAACTGCTGCTCTCACTCGACCCGGCCCAGGATTCGTATCGCTACCTCAGCAGCTACGGCATGCTGTTTGCCTTCGTGCTGCTGCACGCGGTGCATTTCATCGTGGCCTTTGGTGTACTCGGTTATGTGATTTACAAAGCCTATCTCTACGAGTACGACCATGAGTATCACTGGGGCGTCCATGCCTGCTCGGTTGTCTGGCATTTCCTGGGCGTGATCTGGATCTGCATGCTGCTGCTGTTCTGCTTTGTGGGCTAA